One genomic segment of Sminthopsis crassicaudata isolate SCR6 chromosome 2, ASM4859323v1, whole genome shotgun sequence includes these proteins:
- the ADCY4 gene encoding adenylate cyclase type 4 isoform X1, giving the protein MPRLFSPRPPPSEDLFYETYYSLSQQYPLLLLLLVIVLSTLLALLTVTWASGRALDSDPAFLAGVLCALGGFALLLCLASREQRLQRWTRPVSGLVWAALLALGHSFLFTGGVVSAWDQVSFFLFIIFTVYTMLPLGMRDAAAAGFASSLSHLLVLGLYLGPQPVSRPPLLPQLAANAVLFLCGNAAGAYHKALMERALRATFREALSSLHSRRRLDSEKRHQEHLLLSILPAYLAREMKAEIMARLQAGQGPRPEGTNNFHSLYVKRHQGVSVLYADIVGFTRLASECSPKELVLMLNELFGKFDQIAKEHECMRIKILGDCYYCVSGLPLSLPDHALNCVRMGLDMCRAIRKLRAATGVDINMRVGVHSGSVLCGVIGLQKWQYDVWSHDVTLANHMEAGGVPGRVHITGATLALLGGAYAVEDAALGHRDPYLRELGEPTYLVIDPREEEEEEEEVTAVGPLSPPEGPKMRPSLLMTRYLESWGAAKPFAHLSHPDSPVPASPPLPENALASLGPQRSLDRSPNRTRTPRGLEDELDTGDEKFFQVIEQLNSQKQWKRSKDFSPLTLYFREKEMEKEYRLSALPAFKYYAACTFLVFLSNFTIQMLVANRPPALAVTYGIIFILFCLLLFICFSEHMTKCVLKGPKFLHWLPALSGTVATRPGLRVALGTTTILIVLTMAIVNLFFQPVSDCSFPAHNSSAAALNSSWEISGSLPLISIPYSMHCCVLGFLSCSLFLHMNFELKLLLLLLWLLASCSLFLHSHAWLSDCLVAHLYPTHKAQRPGVLKEPKLMGAISFFVFFFTLLALARQNEYYCRLDFLWKKKLRQEREETETMENLTRLLLENVLPAHVAPQFIGQNRRNEDLYHQSYECVCVLFASVPDFKEFYSESNINREGLECLRLLNEIIADFDELLSKPKFSGVEKIKTIGSTYMAATGLNATSGQDTQQDAERSCSHLGTMVEFAVALGAKLDIINKHSFNNFRLRVGLNHGPVVAGVIGAQKPQYDIWGNTVNVASRMESTGVLGKIQVTEETARVLQSLGYTCYSRGVIKVKGKGQLRTYFLSTESARIGPTLS; this is encoded by the exons GCGCTGGACTCAGACCCAGCCTTCCTAGCTGGAGTGCTCTGCGCACTAGGAGGCTTTGCGCTGCTGCTCTGCTTGGCTTCCCGGGAGCAGCGCCTGCAGCGTTGGACCCGCCCGGTATCAGGGCTCGTGTGGGCCGCCCTACTGGCCCTGGGCCACAGTTTCCTGTTCACTGGAGGTGTAGTCAGTGCCTGGGACCAG gtgtcttttttcctcttcatcatcTTTACCGTGTACACCATGCTGCCTCTGGGTATGCGGGACGCAGCTGCGGCCGGCTTTGCCTCTTCTCTATCTCACCTTCTGGTCCTTGGGCTGTACCTTGGACCACAGCCTGTCTCGCGGCCCCCGCTTCTCCCGCAG CTGGCTGCCAACGCGGTCCTGTTCTTATGCGGGAATGCGGCTGGAGCCTATCACAAAGCGCTAATGGAGCGCGCACTTCGGGCCACTTTCCGAGAGGCTCTGAGCTCACTGCACTCTAGGAGACGATTGGATTCTGAAAAGAGACACCAG GAACATCTCCTCCTGTCCATCTTGCCGGCTTACTTGGCCAGAGAAATGAAGGCCGAGATCATGGCTCGGCTTCAGGCTGGGCAGGGCCCCCGGCCTGAAGGCACCAACAACTTTCACAGTTTGTACGTGAAGAGGCATCAAGGGGTCAG TGTGCTGTATGCTGACATTGTTGGCTTCACTCGACTGGCCAGCGAATGCTCTCCCAAGGAACTGGTGCTAATGCTAAACGAACTCTTTGGCAAATTCGATCAGATCGCCAAG gAGCACGAGTGCATGCGGATTAAGATTCTGGGAGACTGTTACTATTGTGTGTCCGGTTTGCCACTCTCTCTACCTGACCACGCACTCAACTGTGTGCGCATGGGGCTGGACATGTGCCGTGCCATCCG GAAGCTGCGGGCAGCCACTGGAGTGGATATCAACATGCGTGTGGGCGTGCACTCGGGCAGTGTCCTCTGCGGCGTCATCGGACTTCAGAAGTGGCAATATGACGTCTGGTCTCATGACGTCACCCTGGCCAACCACATGGAGGCAGGAGGAGTGCCTGG TCGAGTGCACATCACAGGGGCAACCTTGGCCCTGTTGGGAGGGGCTTATGCTGTGGAAGATGCAGCCCTGGGGCATCGGGACCCTTATCTTCGGGAGCTTGGGGAACCCACTTACCTGGTCATTGACCCAAGG gaagaagaggaagaagaagaggaagtaaCTGCAGTAGGACCACTGTCTCCTCCTGAAGGACCCAAAATGCGTCCATCACTTCTGATGACCCGCTACTTGGAGTCCTGGGGCGCAGCCAAGCCTTTTGCCCACCTCAGCCACCCAGACAGCCCTGTGCCTGCTTCACCCCCTCTTCCG GAAAATGCCTTGGCATCCTTGGGCCCTCAGAGGAGCCTGGATCG GTCTCCCAACAGGACCAGAACTCCTAGAGGACTTGAGGATGAACTGGACACTGGGGATGAGAAATTCTTTCAAGTCATTGAGCAGCTTAATTCCCAAAA ACAGTGGAAACGATCCAAGGACTTCAGCCCACTCACCTTGTACTTTcgggagaaagagatggagaaggag TATCGGCTCTCAGCTCTCCCTGCCTTCAAGTATTATGCAGCTTGTACCTTTCTGGTTTTCCTCTCCAACTTCACCATTCAGATGCTGGTGGCCAACAG GCCCCCAGCTCTGGCTGTCACTTATGGCATCATCTTCATCCTCTTTTGCCTTCTCCTCTTCATCTGCTTCTCAGAACACATGACG AAATGTGTCCTGAAAGGTCCCAAGTTTCTGCACTGGCTTCCAGCTCTCTCAGGAACCGTAGCCACAAGACCTGGTCTTCGAGTTGCCCTCGGCACCACCACCATCCTTATTGTCCTCACCATGGCTATTGTCAACCTG TTCTTTCAGCCAGTGTCTGACTGCTCCTTCCCAGCCCACAATTCCTCAGCTGCTGCTCTCAATAGCTCCTGGGAAATCTCTGGCTCCTTGCCTCTCATCAGCATCCCG TACTCCATGCATTGCTGTGTGCTGGGTTTCCTCTCCTGCTCCCTCTTTCTGCATATGAACTTTGAACtgaagctgctgctgctactgctctGGTTGCTGGCCTCCTGCAGCCTCTTCTTGCATTCCCATGCCTGGTTATCTGACTGCCTCGTTGCCCATCTCTACCCAACTCACAAAGCTCAAAG GCCCGGGGTGCTAAAGGAGCCCAAACTGATGGGTGCCATCTCCTTCTTCGTCTTTTTCTTCACCCTTCTGGCTCTGGCTCGGCAG AATGAGTATTATTGCCGATTGGACTTCCTGTGGAAAAAAAAGCTTCGTCAAGAgcgagaggagacagagacaatgGAGAATCTGACTCGACTGCTGCTGGAAAATGTGCTGCCTGCACATGTTGCCCCCCAGTTCATTGGTCAGAACCGGCGAAATGAG GACCTCTACCACCAATCCTATGAGTGTGTCTGTGTCCTCTTTGCTTCTGTCCctgatttcaaagaattttacTCTGAGTCCAACATTAACCGTGAGGGGCTAGAATGTCTTCGGCTGCTGAATGAGATCATTGCAGATTTtgatgag CTACTCTCTAAACCCAAGTTCAGCGGTGTGGAAAAGATCAAAACTATTGGCAGCACATATATGGCAGCTACAGGGCTAAATGCCACCTCTGGACAGGACACCCAGCAG GATGCTGAACGAAGTTGCAGCCACCTGGGCACTATGGTGGAGTTTGCAGTGGCACTGGGGGCCAAGCTGGACATCATCAACAAGCACTCATTCAACAACTTCCGCCTTCGTGTGG GGTTGAATCATGGGCCAGTCGTGGCTGGGGTAATTGGAGCACAGAAACCACAGTATGACATCTGGGGCAACACTGTGAATGTGGCTAGCAGAATGGAGAGCACGGGAGTTTTGGGCAAGATCCAG GTAACTGAGGAGACAGCCCGGGTCCTACAGTCTTTGGGCTACACCTGCTATAGTCGAGGAGTAATCAAAGTTAAAGGCAAAGGACAGCTCCGCACCTATTTCCTATCCACAGAATCGGCACGAATTGGGCCCACACTTAGCTGA
- the ADCY4 gene encoding adenylate cyclase type 4 isoform X2 produces the protein MPRLFSPRPPPSEDLFYETYYSLSQQYPLLLLLLVIVLSTLLALLTVTWASGRALDSDPAFLAGVLCALGGFALLLCLASREQRLQRWTRPVSGLVWAALLALGHSFLFTGGVVSAWDQVSFFLFIIFTVYTMLPLGMRDAAAAGFASSLSHLLVLGLYLGPQPVSRPPLLPQLAANAVLFLCGNAAGAYHKALMERALRATFREALSSLHSRRRLDSEKRHQEHLLLSILPAYLAREMKAEIMARLQAGQGPRPEGTNNFHSLYVKRHQGVSVLYADIVGFTRLASECSPKELVLMLNELFGKFDQIAKEHECMRIKILGDCYYCVSGLPLSLPDHALNCVRMGLDMCRAIRKLRAATGVDINMRVGVHSGSVLCGVIGLQKWQYDVWSHDVTLANHMEAGGVPGRVHITGATLALLGGAYAVEDAALGHRDPYLRELGEPTYLVIDPREEEEEEEEVTAVGPLSPPEGPKMRPSLLMTRYLESWGAAKPFAHLSHPDSPVPASPPLPENALASLGPQRSLDRTRTPRGLEDELDTGDEKFFQVIEQLNSQKQWKRSKDFSPLTLYFREKEMEKEYRLSALPAFKYYAACTFLVFLSNFTIQMLVANRPPALAVTYGIIFILFCLLLFICFSEHMTKCVLKGPKFLHWLPALSGTVATRPGLRVALGTTTILIVLTMAIVNLFFQPVSDCSFPAHNSSAAALNSSWEISGSLPLISIPYSMHCCVLGFLSCSLFLHMNFELKLLLLLLWLLASCSLFLHSHAWLSDCLVAHLYPTHKAQRPGVLKEPKLMGAISFFVFFFTLLALARQNEYYCRLDFLWKKKLRQEREETETMENLTRLLLENVLPAHVAPQFIGQNRRNEDLYHQSYECVCVLFASVPDFKEFYSESNINREGLECLRLLNEIIADFDELLSKPKFSGVEKIKTIGSTYMAATGLNATSGQDTQQDAERSCSHLGTMVEFAVALGAKLDIINKHSFNNFRLRVGLNHGPVVAGVIGAQKPQYDIWGNTVNVASRMESTGVLGKIQVTEETARVLQSLGYTCYSRGVIKVKGKGQLRTYFLSTESARIGPTLS, from the exons GCGCTGGACTCAGACCCAGCCTTCCTAGCTGGAGTGCTCTGCGCACTAGGAGGCTTTGCGCTGCTGCTCTGCTTGGCTTCCCGGGAGCAGCGCCTGCAGCGTTGGACCCGCCCGGTATCAGGGCTCGTGTGGGCCGCCCTACTGGCCCTGGGCCACAGTTTCCTGTTCACTGGAGGTGTAGTCAGTGCCTGGGACCAG gtgtcttttttcctcttcatcatcTTTACCGTGTACACCATGCTGCCTCTGGGTATGCGGGACGCAGCTGCGGCCGGCTTTGCCTCTTCTCTATCTCACCTTCTGGTCCTTGGGCTGTACCTTGGACCACAGCCTGTCTCGCGGCCCCCGCTTCTCCCGCAG CTGGCTGCCAACGCGGTCCTGTTCTTATGCGGGAATGCGGCTGGAGCCTATCACAAAGCGCTAATGGAGCGCGCACTTCGGGCCACTTTCCGAGAGGCTCTGAGCTCACTGCACTCTAGGAGACGATTGGATTCTGAAAAGAGACACCAG GAACATCTCCTCCTGTCCATCTTGCCGGCTTACTTGGCCAGAGAAATGAAGGCCGAGATCATGGCTCGGCTTCAGGCTGGGCAGGGCCCCCGGCCTGAAGGCACCAACAACTTTCACAGTTTGTACGTGAAGAGGCATCAAGGGGTCAG TGTGCTGTATGCTGACATTGTTGGCTTCACTCGACTGGCCAGCGAATGCTCTCCCAAGGAACTGGTGCTAATGCTAAACGAACTCTTTGGCAAATTCGATCAGATCGCCAAG gAGCACGAGTGCATGCGGATTAAGATTCTGGGAGACTGTTACTATTGTGTGTCCGGTTTGCCACTCTCTCTACCTGACCACGCACTCAACTGTGTGCGCATGGGGCTGGACATGTGCCGTGCCATCCG GAAGCTGCGGGCAGCCACTGGAGTGGATATCAACATGCGTGTGGGCGTGCACTCGGGCAGTGTCCTCTGCGGCGTCATCGGACTTCAGAAGTGGCAATATGACGTCTGGTCTCATGACGTCACCCTGGCCAACCACATGGAGGCAGGAGGAGTGCCTGG TCGAGTGCACATCACAGGGGCAACCTTGGCCCTGTTGGGAGGGGCTTATGCTGTGGAAGATGCAGCCCTGGGGCATCGGGACCCTTATCTTCGGGAGCTTGGGGAACCCACTTACCTGGTCATTGACCCAAGG gaagaagaggaagaagaagaggaagtaaCTGCAGTAGGACCACTGTCTCCTCCTGAAGGACCCAAAATGCGTCCATCACTTCTGATGACCCGCTACTTGGAGTCCTGGGGCGCAGCCAAGCCTTTTGCCCACCTCAGCCACCCAGACAGCCCTGTGCCTGCTTCACCCCCTCTTCCG GAAAATGCCTTGGCATCCTTGGGCCCTCAGAGGAGCCTGGATCG GACCAGAACTCCTAGAGGACTTGAGGATGAACTGGACACTGGGGATGAGAAATTCTTTCAAGTCATTGAGCAGCTTAATTCCCAAAA ACAGTGGAAACGATCCAAGGACTTCAGCCCACTCACCTTGTACTTTcgggagaaagagatggagaaggag TATCGGCTCTCAGCTCTCCCTGCCTTCAAGTATTATGCAGCTTGTACCTTTCTGGTTTTCCTCTCCAACTTCACCATTCAGATGCTGGTGGCCAACAG GCCCCCAGCTCTGGCTGTCACTTATGGCATCATCTTCATCCTCTTTTGCCTTCTCCTCTTCATCTGCTTCTCAGAACACATGACG AAATGTGTCCTGAAAGGTCCCAAGTTTCTGCACTGGCTTCCAGCTCTCTCAGGAACCGTAGCCACAAGACCTGGTCTTCGAGTTGCCCTCGGCACCACCACCATCCTTATTGTCCTCACCATGGCTATTGTCAACCTG TTCTTTCAGCCAGTGTCTGACTGCTCCTTCCCAGCCCACAATTCCTCAGCTGCTGCTCTCAATAGCTCCTGGGAAATCTCTGGCTCCTTGCCTCTCATCAGCATCCCG TACTCCATGCATTGCTGTGTGCTGGGTTTCCTCTCCTGCTCCCTCTTTCTGCATATGAACTTTGAACtgaagctgctgctgctactgctctGGTTGCTGGCCTCCTGCAGCCTCTTCTTGCATTCCCATGCCTGGTTATCTGACTGCCTCGTTGCCCATCTCTACCCAACTCACAAAGCTCAAAG GCCCGGGGTGCTAAAGGAGCCCAAACTGATGGGTGCCATCTCCTTCTTCGTCTTTTTCTTCACCCTTCTGGCTCTGGCTCGGCAG AATGAGTATTATTGCCGATTGGACTTCCTGTGGAAAAAAAAGCTTCGTCAAGAgcgagaggagacagagacaatgGAGAATCTGACTCGACTGCTGCTGGAAAATGTGCTGCCTGCACATGTTGCCCCCCAGTTCATTGGTCAGAACCGGCGAAATGAG GACCTCTACCACCAATCCTATGAGTGTGTCTGTGTCCTCTTTGCTTCTGTCCctgatttcaaagaattttacTCTGAGTCCAACATTAACCGTGAGGGGCTAGAATGTCTTCGGCTGCTGAATGAGATCATTGCAGATTTtgatgag CTACTCTCTAAACCCAAGTTCAGCGGTGTGGAAAAGATCAAAACTATTGGCAGCACATATATGGCAGCTACAGGGCTAAATGCCACCTCTGGACAGGACACCCAGCAG GATGCTGAACGAAGTTGCAGCCACCTGGGCACTATGGTGGAGTTTGCAGTGGCACTGGGGGCCAAGCTGGACATCATCAACAAGCACTCATTCAACAACTTCCGCCTTCGTGTGG GGTTGAATCATGGGCCAGTCGTGGCTGGGGTAATTGGAGCACAGAAACCACAGTATGACATCTGGGGCAACACTGTGAATGTGGCTAGCAGAATGGAGAGCACGGGAGTTTTGGGCAAGATCCAG GTAACTGAGGAGACAGCCCGGGTCCTACAGTCTTTGGGCTACACCTGCTATAGTCGAGGAGTAATCAAAGTTAAAGGCAAAGGACAGCTCCGCACCTATTTCCTATCCACAGAATCGGCACGAATTGGGCCCACACTTAGCTGA